One segment of Candidatus Methylomirabilis tolerans DNA contains the following:
- a CDS encoding helix-turn-helix domain-containing protein — translation MCKVPHPILGEILLEECLKPMGITQYRLAKQIGVPQRRIGEVVTGQRTRFCDSKAHCTLHSILGGRP, via the coding sequence ATGTGCAAAGTACCTCACCCTATCCTAGGCGAAATCCTACTGGAGGAGTGTCTGAAGCCGATGGGTATCACGCAGTACCGTCTAGCAAAGCAGATCGGCGTACCGCAGCGACGCATAGGCGAGGTCGTGACGGGACAGCGCACCCGGTTTTGTGACAGTAAGGCGCACTGCACCTTGCACTCGATTTTGGGAGGACGACCCTGA